A region of Ferrimicrobium sp. DNA encodes the following proteins:
- a CDS encoding cytochrome c oxidase assembly protein: MAMSMVIVKAGSVLGYVVDNWHVDWYAVILCGLPIAAYWRGHIRRMRTQMSPEIRAGYERRALAMLIANVFMVVGFFSPIPIWAMVYQWVHMIWHLDLMVFAPPFLIISDPWAEMAEGVPASLMERMRRGYRTLASHERVARFARVVSSPWAAVIAFDSAMWIWHVPGPFDWAMQSSGRMELMMFSFFFAGVFMWYVAIDQGRRRYHENGILRFAHIASVSMSCMLLAILLGLSSGAWYSAFDWAMGTYRTMSLLADQQIAAGILWVFGAVPWFIAGIYVLRDALTDEERGENNITDTFRSFVLRRVRVARPTPSVTSYENNSRPV; encoded by the coding sequence ATGGCAATGTCGATGGTCATAGTGAAGGCGGGTTCAGTTCTCGGCTATGTCGTTGATAACTGGCATGTCGATTGGTACGCGGTAATCCTTTGTGGGTTGCCGATCGCTGCCTACTGGCGAGGACACATTCGTCGTATGCGTACCCAGATGTCTCCTGAGATTCGGGCGGGTTATGAGCGCAGGGCGCTCGCTATGTTGATCGCGAACGTTTTCATGGTGGTGGGCTTCTTCTCGCCGATTCCAATTTGGGCGATGGTGTATCAGTGGGTACACATGATTTGGCACCTCGATCTCATGGTATTTGCCCCACCTTTCCTCATCATCTCCGACCCTTGGGCCGAGATGGCAGAGGGTGTTCCGGCTTCGCTGATGGAGCGGATGCGACGGGGGTACCGGACGCTAGCTTCTCATGAACGAGTAGCGCGCTTCGCGCGAGTGGTTAGCTCGCCGTGGGCGGCGGTGATCGCGTTCGATAGTGCCATGTGGATCTGGCACGTTCCTGGTCCGTTTGACTGGGCGATGCAGTCTTCGGGGAGGATGGAGCTGATGATGTTCTCCTTCTTCTTCGCCGGTGTCTTCATGTGGTACGTCGCGATCGATCAGGGACGGCGCCGCTATCACGAAAACGGTATTCTGAGGTTCGCTCACATCGCTTCGGTCTCGATGTCGTGCATGCTGCTAGCAATCCTATTGGGGCTGTCGTCGGGTGCTTGGTACTCAGCCTTTGACTGGGCGATGGGTACCTATCGTACAATGTCGCTCTTGGCTGATCAACAGATCGCCGCCGGTATTCTCTGGGTCTTTGGTGCGGTACCGTGGTTTATTGCTGGGATCTACGTTCTGCGTGATGCACTTACCGATGAAGAGCGTGGTGAGAACAATATCACCGATACCTTCCGTAGTTTTGTCCTGCGGCGAGTCCGCGTGGCTCGACCGACTCCATCGGTGACGAGCTACGAGAACAATTCGCGGCCGGTTTAG
- a CDS encoding 5-(carboxyamino)imidazole ribonucleotide synthase: MTPQRIGVIGGGQLARMLFGAALDLDLAISFLVRPGDEGIAGQAANVTVDELTLASLERFASQVDVLTFEHELAPIEVLKELEQRGVCLRPSADTMAIAANKLAQRELFQRLKLPIPRFVKLHADTVFDLPCIAKAITGGYDGRGVRWINEASELDPLVTSDTPWLLEELLEVDTEIAVLTVSTPEGDITTYPPVRTVQRDGICVEVQWPSGASEDLEGRARAIATAIARDLAYVGVLAVEFFVVAGKLYVNEIAPRVHNSGHLTIEAASTSQFENHLRAVAGLPLGPTNMRTPATMVNLLGKLTSLDDYEPPPNTRLHLYGKEGRPGRKVGHVTATAATVAEASQLAHRARDKICIHE; the protein is encoded by the coding sequence ATGACCCCTCAACGTATCGGAGTCATCGGCGGTGGGCAGCTTGCTCGCATGCTCTTTGGCGCAGCACTGGATCTCGACCTTGCGATCTCGTTCCTGGTGCGCCCAGGTGACGAAGGTATCGCGGGCCAGGCGGCCAACGTGACCGTCGACGAGCTGACCCTTGCCTCACTCGAACGCTTTGCAAGTCAAGTCGACGTCTTGACCTTTGAACACGAGTTGGCTCCTATCGAGGTCCTGAAAGAACTCGAACAGCGAGGTGTCTGTCTTCGACCATCTGCCGACACGATGGCTATCGCTGCCAACAAGCTGGCCCAACGAGAGCTCTTCCAACGACTGAAGTTGCCGATCCCCCGTTTTGTGAAGTTGCATGCCGATACCGTTTTCGACCTACCCTGTATCGCGAAGGCTATCACGGGAGGCTACGACGGTCGCGGTGTCCGTTGGATCAACGAAGCCTCAGAACTCGATCCCCTCGTCACGAGTGACACCCCCTGGCTTCTTGAGGAACTCCTCGAAGTCGATACCGAGATCGCCGTGCTGACCGTCTCCACACCCGAAGGGGACATCACCACCTATCCACCAGTACGGACAGTCCAACGCGATGGGATCTGCGTGGAGGTGCAGTGGCCATCCGGAGCAAGCGAGGATCTCGAGGGAAGGGCACGGGCAATCGCTACGGCGATCGCCCGTGACTTGGCCTACGTCGGCGTCTTGGCCGTCGAGTTCTTCGTCGTCGCCGGCAAGCTGTACGTGAATGAGATTGCTCCCCGAGTGCACAACAGCGGACATCTCACCATTGAGGCCGCTTCAACGTCACAGTTCGAAAACCATCTCCGTGCAGTCGCTGGACTTCCTCTTGGTCCCACAAACATGCGTACTCCTGCGACAATGGTCAACCTCTTGGGGAAGCTCACCTCCCTCGACGATTACGAACCACCTCCCAACACTCGTCTCCATCTCTACGGGAAGGAGGGGCGACCAGGTCGAAAAGTCGGCCATGTGACCGCGACAGCAGCAACCGTCGCTGAGGCCTCGCAGCTCGCCCATCGGGCCAGGGATAAGATCTGCATCCATGAGTAA
- a CDS encoding FGGY family carbohydrate kinase: MTTVAVLDVGSSSLRASLVDERLVVLASYATPLQLLREGTANVTFDPMEMLHRCQQLLDKVASVGSFDRIAITNQRSSAIAFERNRPRAIGMAISWEDLRTASQCLALSRAGAAFAPNQSATKFAWLLDRYGSEYPDLMVGTIDTWLTFALTEGSVLATDATNAAMTGLVDSSGVRWDTSKLELLGMSINNLAPIIDVVANRGAYITANGPASIMVTLADQQASLAGQRAKAKVTLGTSAVADIDLAEDTPRYDRRGPQGTFPIVTATASGRATFGLEAFWMNAGSAIGWLLRNGLLNSPDDSEQVAAKAIPEAIPTVVPAHSGIGAPIWDFGGRCVIANLAPTAGRPEIVHGFLLGIACAAADLIGALTHDSSARLESIGLDGKVASNPIVASALAALTPQPLVLSPSPEATTLGAARLALGIPREALPRGRIVEPGDTAFVAHYYEQYHQSLELAREALPALSKVSF; encoded by the coding sequence ATGACAACAGTGGCGGTCCTCGATGTTGGCTCGAGTTCGCTGCGGGCCTCGCTCGTCGATGAAAGGTTGGTGGTACTTGCCAGCTACGCGACCCCCTTGCAACTCCTACGTGAAGGCACGGCGAACGTGACCTTTGATCCGATGGAGATGCTGCATCGATGTCAACAACTGCTGGACAAGGTCGCCTCCGTTGGTTCCTTTGATCGCATCGCGATCACGAATCAACGATCCAGCGCCATCGCCTTTGAGCGCAACCGACCTCGAGCGATCGGGATGGCGATTAGTTGGGAGGACTTACGAACTGCGAGTCAGTGCCTCGCCCTTTCACGCGCAGGTGCCGCATTCGCCCCCAATCAATCCGCAACCAAGTTCGCCTGGCTCTTGGATCGCTATGGATCTGAATACCCTGATCTCATGGTCGGCACAATCGATACCTGGCTGACCTTCGCCCTTACCGAAGGCAGTGTGCTCGCGACCGATGCCACGAACGCAGCAATGACCGGCTTAGTCGACTCCTCTGGCGTCCGTTGGGATACCTCCAAGCTTGAGCTACTAGGGATGAGCATCAACAATCTTGCCCCGATCATCGATGTCGTTGCCAATCGTGGTGCTTACATAACGGCAAATGGTCCAGCCTCCATCATGGTCACGCTCGCAGATCAGCAGGCCTCACTCGCTGGCCAACGCGCGAAGGCGAAGGTCACCCTCGGAACCTCCGCGGTAGCCGACATCGACCTGGCCGAGGACACCCCTCGCTATGACCGTCGAGGCCCTCAGGGCACCTTTCCGATCGTCACCGCCACCGCATCAGGACGCGCCACCTTTGGACTCGAGGCGTTCTGGATGAACGCAGGCTCGGCCATTGGCTGGTTACTGCGCAACGGACTCTTGAACAGCCCCGATGACTCCGAACAGGTCGCAGCCAAGGCGATACCTGAAGCGATCCCCACCGTCGTGCCAGCTCACTCAGGAATTGGTGCTCCGATCTGGGACTTTGGCGGCCGATGTGTCATCGCCAACCTAGCCCCCACTGCCGGTCGACCCGAAATCGTCCATGGATTCCTTCTCGGCATCGCCTGCGCCGCCGCCGACCTTATCGGAGCGCTCACCCACGACAGCAGTGCACGACTGGAATCAATCGGCCTCGATGGCAAGGTCGCCTCGAATCCCATCGTCGCCTCCGCTCTCGCAGCACTTACCCCACAACCGCTCGTACTCTCTCCCAGCCCTGAGGCAACAACTCTCGGAGCAGCGCGTCTTGCGCTCGGCATCCCACGAGAAGCCCTCCCGAGAGGGCGTATCGTCGAGCCTGGAGACACCGCCTTCGTGGCGCACTACTACGAGCAGTACCATCAGAGTTTGGAGTTAGCTCGAGAGGCACTGCCTGCGCTCAGCAAGGTCTCGTTCTAG
- a CDS encoding GNAT family N-acetyltransferase, which produces MSSNDRVEAGPQFVPPEILPAGWLRCRLIEEGDVARLYDAVVASRADLRQWMPWAADDYTIDMAEEFISAQLRLDGQLAAEAVYVPYDADHPFLGSFGLHARLGPGVLEIGYWVDSRQTRRGVATLTTALLTEAALSIPGIDRVEVHHDEANRASGGVPRRLGYTLIDSVKREPEAPGEIGVNCRWQLHRSDWPSSAGARLLTSVRAASQ; this is translated from the coding sequence ATGTCGAGCAATGATCGTGTTGAGGCGGGTCCCCAATTTGTTCCGCCAGAGATCCTTCCTGCTGGCTGGCTCAGATGTCGCCTGATCGAAGAGGGTGATGTTGCACGTCTCTATGACGCGGTTGTGGCGTCTCGGGCCGACCTGCGGCAGTGGATGCCGTGGGCGGCGGACGACTACACCATTGACATGGCTGAGGAGTTCATCTCGGCTCAGCTTCGACTGGATGGGCAACTCGCTGCCGAGGCGGTCTATGTCCCCTACGATGCAGATCACCCATTCCTGGGTAGCTTTGGTCTTCATGCCCGCCTCGGTCCAGGGGTGCTCGAGATCGGGTACTGGGTCGATTCACGGCAAACTCGCCGAGGTGTTGCGACTCTGACGACGGCCCTACTCACGGAAGCGGCCCTCTCGATTCCGGGGATCGACAGGGTCGAGGTCCATCACGACGAGGCTAACCGGGCCAGTGGAGGAGTGCCTCGCCGGCTTGGCTACACCCTCATCGACTCTGTAAAGCGTGAACCCGAGGCTCCTGGTGAGATCGGAGTCAACTGTCGGTGGCAGCTGCATCGCTCGGATTGGCCATCCAGTGCTGGGGCACGACTCTTGACCAGCGTTCGCGCCGCATCGCAGTAG
- the purE gene encoding 5-(carboxyamino)imidazole ribonucleotide mutase produces MSNAHIAIVMGSDSDYPIMSQAVEVCDDFALPYHAQVLSAHRTPHDMLDFAATAAAKGYKVIIAGAGGAAHLPGMLAAATVLPVIGVPIRLANLEGLDSLLSIVQMPRGVPVATVGINNGANAALLAVRILATSDSELAEQMEHYLQANAEASRNKKLPPTR; encoded by the coding sequence ATGAGTAATGCGCATATCGCGATCGTGATGGGTTCGGACTCTGACTACCCGATAATGTCCCAAGCAGTAGAGGTCTGCGATGACTTCGCACTCCCCTATCACGCACAGGTCCTCTCCGCACATCGCACCCCACACGATATGCTCGACTTCGCCGCCACTGCAGCCGCAAAGGGTTACAAAGTGATCATCGCGGGTGCTGGTGGCGCGGCCCACCTACCTGGGATGCTTGCGGCAGCCACCGTTTTGCCAGTCATCGGGGTACCTATCCGCCTTGCGAACCTCGAAGGCCTCGATTCCCTACTCTCCATCGTACAAATGCCCCGTGGGGTGCCAGTCGCGACCGTAGGGATCAACAATGGGGCGAATGCCGCGCTCCTCGCCGTCCGTATTCTTGCGACCAGTGATTCAGAGCTCGCAGAGCAAATGGAGCACTATCTCCAGGCAAACGCAGAGGCCTCTCGCAACAAGAAACTACCGCCGACTCGCTGA